From Streptomyces sp. 846.5, a single genomic window includes:
- a CDS encoding glycosyltransferase family 4 protein: MALAVTPSRRLRVALVHSFYGSASPSGENQAVLDSVRALRRAGHIVSMVEAHTDGQQDRLLYTARTGLSVATGRGRSPAAVLRRLRPDVVHVHNLFPNFGRSWASSWDGPLVATVHNYRPLCAAATLYREGAVCTRCPDGDRWAGVRHSCYRGSSLATLPLALAGRQGAAADPLLRRADRVVVLSHQSRELYARAGLPADRLALVPNFVSSPGACDHTAEDRTRWVYVGRLSPEKGILELLSNWPRSEPLDVVGEGDLLQACRQAAPSSVRFLGALERHEVRRRLPSWAGLVFPSRCFEGAPLVYPEALAAGLPVLAWPGSSVSQAVREHGTGLVMRPDAQLASALAEARLAVATLRQRCREVYEAEYSEPRWLHRMLRLYQDAAEHWARRRHTGTGA; this comes from the coding sequence ATGGCCCTTGCTGTGACTCCATCCCGCCGTCTGCGCGTAGCACTCGTGCACAGCTTCTACGGCTCTGCCAGCCCCAGCGGGGAGAACCAGGCAGTCCTCGACAGTGTGCGTGCCCTGCGACGGGCAGGACACATCGTGTCCATGGTGGAGGCGCACACGGACGGCCAGCAGGACCGGCTCCTGTATACCGCGCGCACCGGCCTCAGCGTGGCCACCGGCCGGGGGCGCTCCCCTGCCGCGGTGCTGCGGCGTCTTCGTCCGGACGTCGTCCATGTCCACAACCTCTTCCCCAACTTCGGCCGTTCCTGGGCGAGTTCGTGGGACGGCCCGCTCGTGGCCACAGTGCACAACTACCGACCCCTGTGTGCCGCCGCCACGCTCTACCGCGAGGGCGCGGTGTGCACCCGTTGCCCGGACGGCGATCGCTGGGCCGGAGTGCGGCACAGCTGCTACCGGGGCTCGAGTCTCGCCACGCTGCCGCTCGCCCTGGCCGGCCGGCAAGGAGCGGCCGCGGACCCGCTGCTGCGGCGCGCCGACCGGGTGGTCGTACTCTCCCACCAGAGCAGAGAGCTGTACGCCCGCGCGGGACTGCCTGCTGACCGGCTGGCACTGGTGCCCAACTTCGTCTCCTCCCCCGGCGCGTGCGATCACACCGCGGAGGATCGCACCAGATGGGTCTACGTAGGGCGGCTCAGTCCGGAGAAGGGCATCCTGGAACTCCTGAGCAACTGGCCACGGAGCGAACCGCTCGATGTGGTCGGCGAAGGCGACCTCCTGCAGGCGTGCCGGCAAGCCGCTCCGTCCTCGGTGCGCTTCCTGGGCGCACTCGAACGACACGAGGTACGCCGGAGACTGCCCTCCTGGGCGGGCCTGGTCTTTCCGAGTCGTTGTTTCGAAGGAGCCCCGCTGGTCTACCCGGAGGCGCTCGCCGCCGGCCTTCCGGTCCTCGCGTGGCCCGGCTCCTCGGTCAGCCAGGCCGTCCGGGAGCACGGAACCGGCCTGGTGATGCGGCCGGACGCGCAGCTCGCGTCCGCTCTCGCCGAGGCACGACTCGCCGTGGCCACGCTGCGTCAGCGCTGCCGTGAGGTGTATGAAGCCGAGTACAGCGAGCCGCGATGGCTTCACCGCATGCTGCGTCTCTATCAGGACGCGGCCGAGCACTGGGCCAGGCGGAGGCACACGGGGACCGGCGCATGA
- a CDS encoding Virginiamycin B lyase, whose translation MRHPVSRLTRLLVVTVVSATLGVPASATAATSAAGSPAPPSHHHGRLPLPALTICEFLKVHKHGHPCSCPTPKRTLPPGMCPVKPTGQVATLPLRHKPSKRQYSSITEYATPTSGSAPSGITAGPDGATWFTENNIDQVGRVATDGSMTEYALPTSGANPADITVGSDGNLWAVEHGTDKIAKITTSGSVTEYALPTSGAHPWGIAAGSDGNLWFTETDGNAIGKITTSGTVTEYALPTSGAFPLTIAPGPDGALWFTEPFAGAIGRIDTDGTITETAAPTGSSGLSVPIGITTGPDGNLWFTDEGTDQVDSMTPLADTFSQYPAGDDETGLWGITTGPDGNLWFAGLNSNSVGDVTVDGTVTMTSLPDTYNAPTEFAVGPDGNLWLTEYATDQVAKLVTS comes from the coding sequence ATGCGTCACCCTGTGTCCCGTCTCACCCGCCTGCTGGTGGTCACCGTGGTGTCCGCCACGCTCGGCGTGCCCGCCAGCGCCACCGCCGCCACCAGCGCGGCCGGATCGCCGGCACCACCGAGCCATCACCATGGCAGGCTGCCTCTTCCGGCGCTGACGATCTGCGAATTCCTCAAGGTACACAAGCACGGCCACCCCTGTTCCTGCCCGACTCCCAAGCGCACACTGCCGCCAGGCATGTGCCCGGTGAAGCCGACGGGCCAGGTCGCGACGCTGCCGCTGAGGCACAAGCCGTCGAAGCGCCAATACTCGTCGATCACCGAGTACGCGACGCCCACCAGCGGGTCTGCTCCCTCCGGCATCACCGCCGGCCCGGACGGCGCCACGTGGTTCACCGAGAACAACATCGACCAGGTCGGCAGGGTGGCCACGGACGGCTCCATGACCGAGTACGCGCTGCCCACCAGCGGTGCCAATCCAGCGGACATCACGGTCGGCTCGGACGGCAACCTGTGGGCCGTCGAGCACGGCACCGACAAGATCGCCAAGATCACTACCTCTGGGTCGGTCACCGAGTACGCGCTGCCCACCTCGGGCGCCCACCCCTGGGGGATCGCGGCCGGCTCGGACGGCAACCTGTGGTTCACCGAGACCGACGGCAACGCGATCGGCAAGATCACCACCTCCGGTACGGTCACCGAGTACGCGCTGCCCACCTCGGGCGCCTTCCCCTTGACCATTGCCCCGGGCCCCGACGGTGCCCTGTGGTTCACCGAGCCGTTCGCCGGGGCCATCGGACGGATCGACACCGACGGCACGATCACCGAAACCGCCGCTCCCACCGGAAGCAGCGGACTGTCGGTGCCGATCGGCATCACCACCGGTCCTGACGGCAACCTGTGGTTCACCGACGAGGGCACCGATCAGGTCGACTCGATGACCCCCCTTGCGGACACGTTCAGCCAGTACCCCGCCGGGGACGACGAGACCGGGCTGTGGGGCATCACCACGGGCCCGGACGGCAACCTGTGGTTCGCAGGACTGAACAGCAACTCGGTCGGCGACGTCACCGTCGACGGCACGGTCACCATGACCTCCCTGCCGGACACCTACAACGCTCCGACGGAGTTCGCCGTCGGCCCCGACGGGAACCTGTGGCTCACCGAGTACGCCACGGACCAGGTCGCGAAGTTGGTGACGTCCTAG
- a CDS encoding response regulator transcription factor, whose amino-acid sequence MSGTVQILVVDRRRTVAEVLARGLQQSGMASESVTGLSEARRLVTAGRGHVVVTDIGLLTAESRPPVGLPWVRELGVPVIVLSEGSRSDDLACVAVRAGVRGWVPKNSPLQHLLTVIGGVLRGETWIPPPLLTQVLAELMTLREDQEQGAELLATLTDREREVLGLLCAGLSRPEIGRRLFLSTNTVRTHVQNLMIKLDVHSSVAAVALANRVVGAFPDQEVPDTDSRRA is encoded by the coding sequence ATGTCGGGAACAGTCCAGATCCTGGTGGTCGACCGGCGCCGCACCGTGGCCGAGGTACTCGCAAGGGGCCTGCAGCAGAGCGGGATGGCCAGCGAGTCGGTCACCGGCCTCTCGGAGGCGCGCAGACTCGTCACGGCCGGCCGGGGCCACGTGGTCGTCACGGACATCGGGCTGCTCACCGCCGAAAGCCGTCCCCCGGTGGGCCTTCCCTGGGTACGGGAGCTCGGGGTCCCCGTCATCGTGCTCAGCGAAGGCAGCCGGAGCGACGACCTGGCCTGCGTCGCCGTGCGGGCCGGCGTCAGGGGATGGGTGCCCAAGAACAGCCCGCTCCAGCACCTGCTCACCGTGATCGGAGGCGTGCTGCGGGGCGAGACCTGGATCCCGCCGCCTCTTCTCACCCAGGTGCTCGCCGAGTTGATGACCCTGCGTGAGGACCAGGAGCAGGGCGCAGAGCTGCTGGCGACCCTGACCGATCGCGAGCGCGAGGTCCTGGGCCTGCTCTGCGCCGGGCTCAGCCGCCCTGAGATCGGACGGCGCCTGTTCCTCTCCACCAACACGGTGCGTACACATGTCCAGAACTTGATGATCAAACTCGATGTGCACTCGTCGGTGGCCGCCGTGGCTCTGGCCAACCGCGTGGTCGGAGCCTTCCCGGATCAGGAGGTGCCCGACACGGACAGCCGCAGGGCATGA
- a CDS encoding response regulator transcription factor gives MKTRSGAPELIVAEANRLFVDALALALVDCGYRVRATATTRAELLRAVLHHRPDVCVLDLYLLDGRAVDVIALMHRYAPEVGVLALSRDPDPMLVTAAMEAGSVGYLSKDQGIDELDKALGRVLAGELFIEPALALETIRHARSRRDGPSEPFRWLTPRELEVLRRLTEGDGTVEIAHALGMTTNTARTHVQSVLDKLGVHSRLEAVALANRLRVELRAG, from the coding sequence GTGAAAACTCGATCCGGTGCACCGGAGTTGATCGTCGCTGAGGCCAATCGTCTGTTCGTGGACGCGCTGGCGCTGGCCCTGGTCGACTGCGGTTACCGGGTCAGGGCCACCGCCACCACCCGCGCCGAGTTGCTCCGGGCGGTCCTCCACCACCGGCCGGACGTGTGCGTCCTCGACCTGTACCTGCTGGACGGGCGGGCCGTGGACGTCATCGCGCTGATGCACAGGTACGCGCCGGAGGTCGGAGTCCTCGCGCTGTCCCGCGATCCGGATCCCATGCTGGTGACTGCGGCCATGGAGGCCGGATCGGTCGGCTATCTGAGCAAGGACCAGGGGATCGACGAACTGGACAAGGCTCTCGGACGGGTACTGGCGGGGGAGTTGTTCATCGAGCCGGCGCTGGCCCTGGAGACCATTCGCCATGCGCGTAGTCGGCGCGACGGCCCGAGTGAGCCGTTCCGCTGGCTCACCCCCCGGGAGCTGGAGGTACTGCGGCGGCTCACCGAGGGCGACGGCACGGTCGAGATCGCCCACGCGCTGGGAATGACCACGAACACCGCGCGCACCCATGTGCAGAGCGTCCTGGACAAGCTCGGAGTCCACTCCCGGTTGGAGGCTGTCGCCCTGGCGAACCGCCTGCGCGTGGAGTTGCGGGCCGGTTAG
- a CDS encoding LCP family protein — MFRHRTQHRRRRIFLSLLAALVGLLVLGAGGLWWGTNHYAGQVPRIAGALPTLPASQRPAKPPGETKSMTFLLVGLDSRSDLPTTGKAAKARLWVYGAQRTDTIMLLHLTTDMKNTYVVSIPRDTWVAIPGHGSAKINAAFSWGGPPLLIETVEKFTGIRIDHFGAIDWSGFRSLTDAVGGVTITIPNNSYDPELNHHWTTGTYTMNGATALAYVRQRYGLPNGDLDRIARQQNFLRALMAKTSGRISLTNPLGLGRILDAVSKAVSVDDQLSNSALRDLALGLNDLGSGNVTYLSAPLGRFVTVDGQDALTLNPNSTPALWKAVSTDQLPAWTKRYGTGTLLPATVR, encoded by the coding sequence ATGTTCCGCCACCGCACCCAGCACCGCCGCCGACGCATCTTCCTGTCCCTGCTCGCCGCGCTGGTCGGCCTGCTCGTACTGGGCGCGGGCGGCCTGTGGTGGGGCACCAACCACTACGCCGGCCAAGTGCCGCGCATCGCGGGCGCCCTGCCGACCCTCCCTGCCTCACAGCGCCCGGCAAAGCCGCCCGGGGAGACGAAGTCCATGACCTTCCTCCTGGTCGGGCTGGACTCACGGTCGGATCTGCCGACCACCGGCAAAGCGGCCAAGGCGCGGCTCTGGGTGTACGGGGCGCAGCGCACCGACACCATCATGCTGCTGCACCTGACCACTGACATGAAGAACACCTATGTGGTCTCGATACCACGCGACACCTGGGTGGCGATCCCCGGCCACGGCTCGGCGAAGATCAACGCGGCATTCTCCTGGGGCGGCCCGCCGCTGCTCATCGAGACCGTGGAGAAGTTCACCGGCATCAGGATCGACCACTTCGGCGCAATCGACTGGAGCGGCTTCCGGTCGCTCACCGACGCCGTCGGCGGGGTCACGATCACCATCCCGAACAACTCCTACGACCCCGAGCTGAACCACCACTGGACGACCGGCACTTACACGATGAACGGCGCCACAGCTCTCGCCTACGTACGGCAGCGCTACGGCCTGCCCAACGGCGACCTGGACCGGATCGCACGGCAGCAGAACTTCCTGCGGGCACTCATGGCCAAAACGTCGGGCCGGATCTCCCTGACCAATCCGCTCGGGCTCGGCAGGATACTGGACGCAGTGAGCAAGGCGGTCAGTGTCGACGACCAGCTGTCCAACAGCGCACTGCGTGATCTCGCCCTGGGCCTGAACGACCTGGGCTCCGGCAACGTGACCTACCTGAGCGCGCCGCTCGGGCGGTTCGTGACCGTCGACGGACAGGACGCGCTGACGCTGAACCCGAACAGCACGCCCGCGCTCTGGAAGGCCGTCAGCACCGATCAGCTGCCGGCCTGGACCAAGCGGTACGGAACCGGCACCCTGCTGCCGGCCACCGTCCGCTGA
- a CDS encoding nucleoside-diphosphate sugar epimerase/dehydratase, whose product MPKPKPRPQPCVGLRTLIVGAGEAGWALARDLLRVPEFGLAPIGFLDDDPSKSGNSMLPLLGELAQTESVVSARGVEAVVVAIPDLSAERFRQVAAAGAAAGASVRYLPSFIAALRREVVGGDLRALDVNRLIGRQEVHVVSAEARRTIAGRRVLVTGAGGSIGSELCRQVYGFGPSRLFLLDHDESNLHRLQLELYGSAVNDDDVVISDIRDRARLEQVFRDLRPEVVFHAAAHKHLPMLEHHPCEGVKSNVLGTDQLAQVAMKTGVKKFILISTDKAADPISILGATKRLAEVIVQAPHSAPTVFAAVRFGNVLGSRGSLLDVLAQQLRSGEPVTVTHPDMTRFFMTIEEAAGLVLEASRMATGGEVFVLDMGKPVRILDLVRAFAEQMNVEQPAIRFTGLRPGEKLNESLFSEREQRRPTPHSRIHAATHGDRHSMSYVPLGLPGLYAAAERNDAREVRSRLARLLPGFPAQAPGLSPKSTTTAPPLVPTAPYPDDF is encoded by the coding sequence GTGCCGAAGCCGAAGCCGCGGCCTCAGCCGTGCGTCGGTCTGCGCACGCTCATCGTCGGAGCCGGCGAGGCCGGCTGGGCCCTCGCCCGCGACCTGCTGCGCGTGCCGGAATTCGGGCTGGCCCCGATCGGCTTCCTCGACGACGACCCGTCCAAGTCCGGCAACAGCATGCTGCCACTGCTGGGCGAACTGGCACAGACCGAATCGGTGGTCTCCGCCCGCGGGGTCGAGGCGGTGGTCGTGGCGATCCCCGACCTGTCCGCCGAACGCTTCCGGCAGGTCGCAGCCGCCGGTGCGGCGGCGGGGGCCAGCGTCCGCTACCTGCCGTCGTTCATCGCGGCATTGCGCCGTGAGGTGGTCGGCGGCGACCTGCGCGCGCTGGACGTCAACCGACTGATCGGGCGCCAGGAGGTGCACGTGGTCAGCGCGGAGGCCCGGCGGACCATCGCCGGACGACGGGTCCTGGTGACCGGCGCCGGCGGGTCGATCGGCAGCGAGCTGTGCCGTCAGGTCTACGGCTTCGGTCCGAGTCGACTGTTCCTGCTCGACCACGACGAGTCCAACCTTCACCGCCTGCAATTGGAGCTGTACGGCTCCGCCGTGAACGACGACGACGTCGTGATCTCCGACATCCGCGACCGGGCCCGACTCGAACAGGTTTTCCGGGACCTGCGGCCCGAGGTGGTCTTCCACGCGGCGGCCCACAAACACCTCCCCATGCTGGAGCACCACCCCTGCGAGGGAGTGAAGTCCAACGTCCTCGGTACCGACCAGCTGGCCCAAGTCGCCATGAAGACCGGCGTCAAGAAGTTCATCCTCATCTCCACGGACAAGGCAGCCGACCCCATCTCGATCCTCGGGGCGACCAAGCGGCTGGCCGAAGTGATCGTGCAGGCACCGCACTCGGCGCCGACGGTCTTCGCCGCCGTCCGCTTCGGCAATGTGCTGGGCAGCCGGGGCTCACTGCTCGACGTGCTGGCGCAGCAGCTGAGGTCCGGGGAGCCGGTGACCGTCACCCACCCGGACATGACACGGTTCTTCATGACCATCGAGGAGGCCGCCGGGCTGGTGCTGGAGGCCTCCCGGATGGCCACCGGCGGGGAGGTCTTCGTCCTGGACATGGGCAAGCCGGTGCGGATCCTGGATCTGGTCCGTGCCTTCGCCGAGCAGATGAACGTGGAGCAGCCGGCCATCCGGTTCACCGGTCTTCGGCCGGGCGAGAAGCTGAACGAGTCGCTCTTCTCCGAGCGGGAGCAGCGCCGACCCACGCCGCACTCCAGGATCCACGCTGCCACCCATGGCGACCGGCACAGCATGTCCTATGTGCCGCTCGGCCTCCCCGGCCTGTACGCCGCAGCAGAGCGCAACGACGCACGCGAGGTGCGCAGCAGGCTCGCCCGGCTGCTGCCGGGCTTCCCCGCCCAGGCCCCGGGCCTGAGCCCGAAATCCACGACCACCGCCCCGCCCCTGGTGCCGACGGCCCCGTACCCGGACGACTTCTGA
- a CDS encoding DegT/DnrJ/EryC1/StrS aminotransferase family protein has product MRRTPFHQPVSPEADEAPVPFARTEICLEAREAALQVMESGWVSAGPQTGLFEREFADRVEARHAVAVSSCTAAIELALRALRLPPRSVVMVPTLTFCGAAQAVVHAGLRPLLVDVEPTTGMPSAATVSRAVQDCGPPGAMMVMHYGGAPAPLDELAEAAGLPLTRVVEDAAHALGTYLGNRPVGALSRASCFSFYATKNLPIGEGGMVTTDDDDLADWVRRARLHGMSADAWRRHLPGGSWQYTVDDAGLKANMTDLQATIGRAQLRHLSEWQQRREVLAARYTARLRAVPGLVLPSTPADGEGRHAWHLYAVRVLDGYGLHRDELLERLSQLGIGASVHFIPLHQLWYFRRTALRPPSGLPGADELFPQLLSLPLHPGLTEAQVDRVCDALAGLSRGAEAGAAAAPRMEADSS; this is encoded by the coding sequence ATGCGCAGGACGCCATTCCACCAGCCGGTGTCACCGGAGGCCGACGAGGCCCCCGTTCCGTTCGCGCGCACGGAGATCTGCCTGGAAGCCCGCGAGGCCGCGCTGCAGGTGATGGAGTCGGGTTGGGTCAGTGCCGGTCCGCAGACCGGGCTGTTCGAGCGCGAGTTCGCCGACCGGGTCGAGGCCCGGCACGCGGTGGCGGTGAGTTCCTGCACCGCCGCCATCGAACTCGCGCTACGGGCACTGCGGCTGCCGCCGCGCAGCGTCGTCATGGTCCCGACGCTGACGTTCTGCGGCGCCGCCCAGGCAGTGGTGCACGCGGGGCTGCGCCCGCTGCTGGTCGATGTCGAGCCGACTACGGGGATGCCCTCGGCGGCCACGGTCAGTCGCGCGGTCCAGGACTGCGGGCCGCCGGGGGCGATGATGGTGATGCACTACGGCGGGGCCCCCGCGCCGCTCGACGAGCTGGCCGAGGCCGCAGGCCTGCCGCTGACCCGCGTCGTCGAGGACGCCGCCCATGCTCTCGGCACCTACCTGGGCAACCGCCCGGTGGGGGCGCTCTCACGGGCCTCCTGCTTCAGCTTCTACGCCACCAAGAACCTGCCGATCGGCGAAGGCGGCATGGTGACCACCGACGACGACGATCTCGCCGATTGGGTCCGCCGGGCCAGACTGCACGGGATGTCGGCGGACGCCTGGCGACGCCACCTTCCCGGCGGCAGCTGGCAGTACACGGTCGACGACGCCGGTCTCAAGGCCAACATGACCGACCTTCAGGCGACGATCGGGCGCGCACAGCTGCGCCACCTCAGCGAATGGCAGCAACGGCGCGAGGTTCTGGCCGCCCGCTACACGGCCCGGCTGCGGGCCGTGCCGGGTCTGGTGCTGCCGTCGACTCCTGCCGACGGCGAAGGCCGCCACGCCTGGCACCTCTACGCGGTCCGGGTCCTGGACGGCTACGGGCTGCACCGGGACGAACTGCTGGAACGGCTGTCCCAGCTGGGCATCGGCGCGTCCGTGCACTTCATCCCGCTGCACCAGCTCTGGTATTTCCGGCGCACCGCGCTGCGCCCGCCGAGCGGGCTGCCCGGAGCCGACGAACTCTTCCCACAACTGCTCTCGCTCCCGCTGCACCCCGGGCTCACCGAGGCCCAGGTCGACCGGGTCTGCGACGCGCTCGCGGGGCTCTCCCGAGGCGCGGAGGCCGGTGCCGCAGCGGCACCGCGAATGGAGGCGGACTCCTCATGA
- a CDS encoding sugar transferase — protein sequence MADPWTIVHEPARNSPAGDTVRADTTLRRAVDLVVAALLLPTLLPLLVLLALAVRCTCRGPAIYRQRRVGRYGQPFSIWKFRTMVVDADRIGAAVGGTGDPRITTVGRLLRLTRLDELPQLVNLLRGEMTLIGPRPEVERFLRYYTPREREMLRVRPGILGPGALLFAAEQSAELDSAPDPDAYYAARLLHPKLALDRAYLADRRLGTDLRLLARAAGVVLGRPAGRPGDQ from the coding sequence ATGGCCGACCCCTGGACGATCGTCCACGAACCGGCCCGGAACAGTCCGGCCGGGGACACGGTGCGTGCCGACACCACGCTGCGGCGGGCCGTGGACCTCGTCGTCGCGGCGCTGCTGCTGCCGACTCTGCTGCCGCTGCTGGTCCTGCTGGCGCTGGCCGTCCGGTGCACCTGCCGTGGTCCCGCGATCTACCGGCAGCGTCGCGTCGGACGCTACGGACAGCCGTTCTCCATCTGGAAGTTCCGCACCATGGTGGTGGACGCCGACCGGATCGGCGCGGCCGTGGGCGGAACCGGCGATCCCCGGATCACCACCGTGGGTCGGTTGCTGCGCCTGACCCGGCTCGACGAGCTGCCCCAGCTGGTCAACCTGCTCCGCGGCGAGATGACGCTGATCGGACCGCGTCCCGAGGTGGAACGCTTCCTCCGGTACTACACGCCGCGGGAACGGGAGATGCTCCGGGTCCGCCCGGGCATTCTCGGGCCCGGCGCCCTGCTGTTCGCCGCGGAGCAGAGCGCGGAACTGGACAGCGCGCCCGATCCGGACGCCTACTACGCCGCGCGCCTGCTGCACCCGAAGTTGGCGCTGGATCGGGCCTATCTGGCGGACCGTAGGCTGGGCACCGATCTGCGCCTGCTGGCCCGGGCCGCGGGCGTCGTCCTGGGCCGGCCCGCTGGCCGTCCGGGAGATCAGTGA
- a CDS encoding PIG-L family deacetylase, whose product MNTVLVVAAHPDDELLGAGATLARHARSGDEVHAVILADGATSRYAEGMAEVLAKCAHRAAEVLGLASVQLLSLPDQRLDALPLIEVTARVEAVVDMLRPQIVYTHFPGDANADHAVAARAVWTACRPYALPGLHRFAVFETPSSTEWGWPLNGGTFTPTQFVDVTGTLDDKIEAMACYESELREYPHPRSLRALRERAAYWGSCIGRAAAEPFQLLREVR is encoded by the coding sequence ATGAACACCGTCCTGGTGGTAGCCGCGCACCCGGACGACGAGCTGCTCGGCGCCGGCGCCACGCTGGCCCGGCACGCGCGTTCCGGGGACGAGGTGCACGCGGTGATCCTGGCTGACGGAGCGACAAGCCGGTACGCGGAGGGCATGGCCGAGGTGCTGGCCAAGTGCGCGCACCGGGCCGCCGAGGTGCTCGGCCTGGCCTCGGTCCAGCTGCTCTCACTGCCGGATCAGCGGCTGGACGCCCTGCCGCTGATCGAGGTGACGGCGCGGGTGGAAGCGGTGGTGGACATGCTGCGCCCGCAGATCGTCTACACCCACTTCCCGGGCGACGCGAACGCCGACCACGCGGTGGCGGCGCGCGCGGTCTGGACGGCGTGCCGACCTTACGCACTGCCCGGCCTGCACCGCTTCGCCGTCTTCGAGACGCCCTCCTCGACCGAGTGGGGCTGGCCGCTGAACGGCGGCACGTTCACGCCCACGCAGTTCGTGGACGTCACCGGCACACTGGACGACAAGATCGAGGCCATGGCCTGCTACGAGAGCGAGCTGCGCGAGTACCCGCACCCCCGGTCGCTGCGCGCGTTGCGCGAACGCGCGGCCTACTGGGGCAGCTGCATCGGCCGGGCCGCCGCGGAACCCTTCCAACTGCTACGGGAGGTGCGGTGA
- a CDS encoding methionyl-tRNA formyltransferase, translating into MSALHTAPVGRVVFIGAVHEARPALAALLSCDQVTVAAVVTPSEDQAGRLSGLTDLASLADAAGVPVLRSGDVNAPAMVATIRGLEPDLLVVVGWTRLIGEALLAVPRHGCVGFHASLLPRHRGRAPVNWAILRGETLTGDTMMLLDPGVDTGSIVDQRSVVIGPEDTCGTVYERIAETGAEMLVEHLPALLDGTAPRRRQDPGQGDSLLRRTPEMGVLDWTRTARQVHDWVRALTTPYPGAFTDLDGRQLMIWHTLVPTDTGPCGPAGSVLAIEPAGLRVAANSGSVVVTSMSAPGEAPQPAAPWSRRAGIGPGARFAAVPPEVARWARGEGPRPEVVAA; encoded by the coding sequence ATGTCCGCACTGCACACCGCTCCGGTGGGCCGGGTCGTCTTCATCGGCGCCGTCCATGAGGCGCGTCCCGCACTGGCCGCGCTGCTGAGCTGCGATCAGGTGACCGTCGCCGCAGTCGTCACGCCATCGGAAGACCAGGCCGGGCGCCTCTCGGGACTGACCGATCTTGCGTCGCTCGCCGATGCCGCCGGGGTGCCGGTGCTGCGCTCCGGCGATGTCAACGCCCCCGCCATGGTGGCGACGATCCGCGGGCTGGAACCGGACCTGCTCGTCGTGGTCGGCTGGACCCGGCTGATCGGCGAGGCGCTGCTGGCCGTGCCCCGGCACGGCTGCGTCGGCTTCCACGCCTCGCTGCTGCCGCGCCATCGCGGTCGCGCCCCCGTCAACTGGGCCATTCTGCGCGGCGAGACGCTCACCGGCGACACCATGATGCTTCTCGATCCCGGCGTGGACACAGGGAGCATCGTCGACCAGCGATCGGTGGTCATCGGTCCCGAGGACACCTGCGGCACAGTTTACGAACGGATCGCCGAGACAGGCGCGGAGATGCTCGTCGAGCACCTGCCGGCGCTGCTGGACGGCACCGCACCGCGCCGACGGCAGGATCCCGGCCAGGGTGATTCGCTGCTGCGTCGCACCCCGGAGATGGGCGTCTTGGACTGGACCCGGACCGCCCGCCAGGTGCACGACTGGGTGCGCGCGCTCACCACGCCCTACCCGGGCGCGTTCACCGACCTCGACGGCCGGCAGCTGATGATCTGGCACACTCTGGTGCCGACGGACACAGGGCCCTGCGGCCCCGCCGGTTCGGTGCTCGCGATCGAACCGGCCGGTCTCCGCGTTGCCGCGAACTCCGGCAGCGTCGTCGTCACCAGCATGTCCGCACCCGGCGAAGCGCCGCAGCCGGCGGCGCCCTGGTCCCGCCGCGCCGGGATCGGACCCGGTGCCCGGTTCGCCGCCGTGCCCCCGGAGGTCGCGCGCTGGGCGCGGGGCGAGGGACCGAGGCCAGAGGTGGTGGCTGCATGA